The proteins below come from a single Papaver somniferum cultivar HN1 chromosome 11, ASM357369v1, whole genome shotgun sequence genomic window:
- the LOC113324786 gene encoding uncharacterized protein LOC113324786 produces the protein MSKKRSREERIDRLHPFKLNIREFWPPMNFQVPKLPEFDEKTDDPDQHVLHYETAMTLWQYNNESIRDRNGCHALFLLGIRKEESIRQFTRRFKQELDDVDSSNDQVIIATYKQAYQYDQRGVCDSLVKRPLKNLEELYDRAEEYSRVEDDSKARETREVNRSYNHPNDGKKYKSKNRSSGKHNDRELYEKTSKDLSPPRPLPAETRDKRKHNNYHKDIGRKTENCRSLQIEVQRMIDAGKLHEYVKRDFRKGSGQFGTSHVINVTHARIHSMTRRASEDETRRKLRKLKEWYVTNHIDFSNGNGAEILEL, from the exons ATGTCGAAAAAGCGCTCCAGAGAGGAAAGAATAGACAGGTTGCATCCTTTCAAACTGAATATCAGAGAATTCTGGCCGCCAATGAATTTTCAAGTTCCCAAACTGCCAGAATTTGATGAGAAAACAGATGATCCAGATCAACATGTTTTACACTATGAAACTGCCATGACTCTATGGCAGTACAACAATGAGTCGAT ACGTGATCGGAATGGATGCCACGCATTGTTCCTTCTGGGAATTCGGAAGGAGGAAAGCATCAGACAATTTACTCGACGCTTCAAGCAAGAGTTGGACGATGTGGATAGTTCTAACGATCAAGTCATCATCGCAACTTACAAACAGGCGTACCAGTATGATCAAAGAGGTGTGTGCGATTCCTTGGTCAAGAGACCATTAAAGAATCTGGAAGAACTGTATGATCGAGCAGAAGAATATTCTCGAGTTGAGGATGATTCAAAAGCTCGAGAAACAAGAGAAGTTAACAGATCATATAATCATCCAAATGATGGGAAGAAATACAAGTCGAAGAACCGTTCTAGTGGGAAGCATAATGATCGAG AGTTGTATGAGAAAACAAGCAAGGATTTGAGCCCCCCACGACCTTTGCCAGCGGAGACACGTGATAAAAGAAAACACAACAATTATCATAAAGACATTGGTCGCAAGACTGAGAATTGTCGCTCCTTACAGATCGAAGTCCAGCGAATGATAGACGCTGGAAAGCTACATGAATACGTGAAAAGGGATTTTAGGAAAGGTTCCGGAcaatttggaacatcacatgTGATTAATGTCACTCACGCCAGGATCCATTCAATGACCAGACGGGCATCAGAAGATGAGACCAGGAGAAAGCTCAGGAAATTAAAGGAATGGTACGTGACAAATCACATCGATTTTTCCAATGGAAATGGAGCAGAAATTCTGGAGCTTTGA
- the LOC113322874 gene encoding 2-oxoglutarate dehydrogenase, mitochondrial-like, producing MTWFRAASSVAKLAAKRNLTQVRSYTTRTRLIPSQARGFHSTIFNSKAASSAPVPRAVPLSRLTDSFLDGTSSVYLEELQRAWEADPSSVDESWDNFFRNFVGQAATSPGISGQTIQESMRLLLLVRAYQVNGHMKANLDPLALEEREIPDELDPALYGFTEADLDREFFLGVWKMAGFLSENRPVQTLRGILTRLEQAYCGSVGYEYMHIADREKCNWLRDKIETPTPRQYNQQRREVMLDRLMWSTQFENFLATKWTAAKRFGLEGGETLIPGMKEMFDRAADLGVESIVIGMSHRGRLNVLGNVVRKPLAQIFSEFSGGIKPIDEVGLYTGTGDVKYHLGTSYDRPTRGGKRIHLSLVANPSHLEAVDPVVVGKTRAKQYYSNDVERTKNLGILIHGDGSFAGQGVVYETLHLSALPNYTTGGTIHIVVNNQVAFTTDPSAGRSSQYCTDVAKALNAPILHVNGDDLEAVVHVCELAAEWRQMFHSDVVVDIVCYRRFGHNEIDEPSFTQPKMYQVIRNHPSALEIYQKKLVEQGQIGQDDIDRIHSKVSGILNEEFLKSKDYVPKKRDWLSAYWTGFKSPEQISRVHNTGVKPEILKTVGKAITTLPETFKPHRAVKKIFEQRAQMIETEEGIDWAVGEALAFATLLVEGNHVRLSGQDVERGTFSHRHAVLHDQLSGDKYCPLDHIVMNQNEELFTVSNSSLSEFGVLGFELGYSMENPNSLVIWEAQFGDFSNGAQVIFDQFLSSGESKWLRQTGLVVLLPHGYDGQGPEHSSARLERFLQMSDDNPYVIPEMDPTLRKQIQECNWQVVNITTPANYFHVLRRQIHREFRKPLVVMAPKNLLRHKDCKSNLSEFDDVQGHPGFDKQGTRFKRLIKDQNDHSDLEEGIRRLVLCSGKVYYELDEERKKTQGKDVAICRVEQLCPFPYDLIQRELKRYPNAEIVWCQEEPMNMGAYNYIAPRLWTAMRALGRGGLDDIKYVGRAPSAATATGFYTVHTKEQTELVKKAIQPEPIQQYAC from the exons ATGACGTGGTTCAGAGCTGCATCTAGTGTAGCAAAGTTAGCTGCTAAAAGAAATCTAACTCAAGTAAGATCTTACACGACAAGAACACGGTTAATCCCTTCACAAGCACGAGGTTTCCATTCGACGATTTTCAACTCAAAAGCAGCTTCATCAGCGCCAGTCCCACGTGCAGTGCCTCTTTCAAGGCTAACTGATAGTTTTCTTGATGGAACAAGTAGTGTTTACTTAGAGGAGTTGCAAAGGGCTTGGGAAGCTGACCCGAGTAGCGTGGATGAATCATGGGATAATTTCTTCAGGAATTTTGTTGGTCAAGCTGCAACATCTCCAGGAATATCGGGGCAGACAATACAAGAAAGTATGCGTTTGTTGTTGCTTGTGAGAGCGTATCAGGTTAATGGACATATGAAGGCTAATTTGGATCCGTTAGCTTTGGAGGAACGTGAAATTCCTGATGAATTGGACCCTGCTCTTTATGGGTTTACTGAGGCTGATCTTGACAGGGAGTTCTTCCTTGGGGTGTGGAAGATGGCTGGGTTTTTGTCTGAGAATCGTCCTGTCCAAACACTTAGAGGTATCCTGACTCGTCTGGAGCAGGCATATTGTGGAAGTGTTGGGTATGAGTATATGCATATTGCAGATCGTGAAAAGTGTAACTGGTTGAGAGACAAAATCGAAACACCAACCCCAAGGCAATATAACCAGCAGCGACGTGAAGTTATGCTTGATAGACTTATGTGGAGCACGCAGTTTGAGAATTTCCTGGCAACAAAGTGGACGGCTGCAAAAAGGTTTGGCCTCGAAGGCGGTGAAACTCTGATTCCTGGTATGAAAGAGATGTTTGACAGGGCAGCAGATCTTGGGGTTGAGAGCATTGTTATTGGGATGTCACATAGAGGGAGATTGAACGTTCTGGGCAATGTTGTCAGAAAGCCACTTGCTCAGATTTTCAGTGAATTTAGTGGAGGTATAAAGCCCATTGACGAAGTTGGGCTTTACACAGGAACTGGTGACGTCAAGTACCACTTGGGAACTTCTTATGATCGGCCAACAAGGGGTGGAAAGAGAATCCATCTATCTTTGGTTGCAAATCCAAGTCATTTGGAGGCTGTCGATCCTGTTGTGGTTGGAAAAACACGAGCAAAACAATATTACTCTAATGATGTGGAGAGGACAAAAAATTTGGGTATATTGATTCATGGAGATGGAAGTTTTGCAGGTCAGGGTGTGGTCTATGAGACACTGCATCTTAGTGCCCTTCCTAACTATACAACTGGTGGAACTATCCATATTGTAGTGAACAACCAAGTGGCCTTCACAACTGATCCAAGCGCTGGGAGATCTTCACAATATTGCACTGATGTTGCAAAGGCGTTGAATGCACCAATTCTCCATGTTAATGGTGATGACTTGGAAGCAGTTGTTCATGTTTGTGAGCTTGCAGCAGAGTGGCGCCAGATGTTTCATTCTGATGTGGTGGTTGATATAGTTTGTTATCGTCGATTCGGGCACAATGAGATCGATGAGCCATCATTTACGCAACCTAAAATGTATCAG GTCATCCGAAACCATCCATCAGCTCTTGAGATTTACCAGAAGAAACTTGTAGAGCAAGGACAAATTGGACAGGATGACATAGACAGAATACATAGCAAAGTTAGTGGCATTCTGAATGAAGAGTTCCTTAAGAGCAAAGATTATGTTCCGAAAAAAAGGGACTGGCTTTCAGCTTATTGGACTGGATTTAAATCACCTGAACAGATTTCACGTGTCCATAACACTGG GGTCAAGCCAGAGATATTGAAGACTGTTGGCAAAGCAATAACAACCCTTCCAGAGACTTTTAAGCCTCACAGAGCAGTCAAAAAGATATTTGAGCAGCGTGCTCAGATGATTGAAACAGAAGAGGGCATCGACTGGGCAGTGGGAGAAGCACTTGCTTTTGCTACACTGCTAGTGGAAGGTAATCATGTCAGGTTGAGTGGTCAGGATGTGGAAAGAGGTACGTTTAGCCACCGACATGCAGTACTTCATGATCAGCTAAGCGGGGATAAATATTGTCCTCTCGACCACATTGTGATGAACCAGAATGAGGAACTGTTTACTGTCAGCAATAG TTCGCTCTCTGAATTTGGTGTCCTTGGGTTTGAATTGGGTTATTCAATGGAAAATCCAAATTCGCTAGTTATATGGGAGGCCCAGTTTGGTGATTTTTCCAATGGGGCTCAGGTGATATTTGATCAGTTTTTGAGCAGTGGGGAGTCGAAGTGGCTGCGTCAAACTGGACTAGTTGTCCTACTACCTCATGGTTATGATGGTCAGGGTCCTGAACATTCAAGTGCCCGACTGGAGCGTTTCCTTCAG ATGAGTGATGATAATCCTTATGTTATACCTGAGATGGATCCAACACTTCGGAAGCAGATTCAAGAATGCAACTGGCAGGTTGTGAACATCACAACCCCTGCTAACTATTTCCATGTCCTTCGGCGCCAG ATTCACAGAGAATTCCGGAAGCCACTTGTTGTGATGGCTCCTAAAAACCTTCTTCGCCACAAAGACTGCAAGTCAAACCTATCCGAGTTTGATGATGTCCAAGGTCACCCAGGATTCGACAAGCAGGGGACCCGATTCAAACGTCTCATTAAGGATCAGAACGACCACTCCGATCTTGAGGAGGGCATCAGGCGCCTGGTTCTGTGCTCTGGAAAG GTTTATTATGAGCTTGATGAAGAGCGTAAGAAAACTCAGGGAAAAGATGTTGCAATCTGCAGGGTGGAGCAGCTATGCCCTTTCCCATATGACCTAATCCAGCGAGAATTGAAGAGATATCCTA ATGCAGAGATTGTGTGGTGCCAAGAAGAGCCAATGAACATGGGTGCCTACAACTACATTGCACCTAGACTATGGACCGCAATGAGGGCACTTGGCCGAGGAGGCTTGGATGATATTAAATACGTGGGTCGTGCTCCTTCTGCTGCAACTGCCACTGGTTTCTATACAGTGCACACGAAAGAGCAGACCGAACTTGTGAAGAAAGCGATTCAGCCTGAACCAATCCAACAATATGCTTGCTGA